The Enterobacter asburiae genomic sequence TAGAATTCGGAGATCAGGCGGATGGTCTCCCACGGTTCACCCTGCTGGCTGCCCAGAGCCGCTTTCAGCACCGCCAGCGCGTGAGATTTCTCTTCACCCTGCATATTCAGCAGGCTGGCAAACAGCTGGCTCAGCGCGTCCGCGTTCGGGTTTTCAAGGAAGTGGGCGATAGCCTTGTGGGCACCCGCGACCGGTTGCAGCAGGGAAACGATCTCTGAAAACTCGCGGAACGCGTTCATCGCCAGGAACGGGGTCAGCGCAAAGACCAGCTCCGGCTTGTGGTTAGGATCTTTGTAGTTACGCTCGGCTGCGTCTAACGGAATACCCGCCGCGTTCTCTTTCGCAAAGCCGATTTCAGAGGCTTTCTTGTTCGGGTGAACCTGAATGGAGAGCGGCTGGTCGGCGCACAGCACCTTAAACAGGAACGGCAGTTCGCCGAAGCGCTGAGCCACCTTGTCGCCCAGCAGCGCGGCTTTATCGGCATCAATCACGTCACGCAGGCTGCGTACCTGGCCGCTGGCGTCTTCAATTTTTGAGCTGCTCTTCGGGTGCGCACCCATCCACAGTTCTGCCATCGGCAGGTTGTTCGGGTTCGCGATACCGTAGAGATCCGTTAACGCAGTTTTACTTCCCCAGGCGTAGTTTTGCACTGAGTTAATGAGTTTTTGCATTATCAAGCCCTGATTCAATTATGGAATTAACTCCGGGTATTAAAGCAATAAACCTCATGGAAGTAACCTGTGGATGTAAAAAGTCGTACTAGTCTCAGTTTTTGTTAAAAAATTGTGTAGGATAAGCTGACTCGCTTTTAAGCCGGGCAGCGGAACATCTGCCCTGAATAAACAGACCGAAGCAGTAAGTGAGAGACCAATGTCGAATAAACCCTTCCATTATCAGGATCCTTTCCCCCTCAGTAAGGATCGGACCGAGTATTACCTGTTAACCCGCGATCACGTCTCCGTCTCTGAGTTTGAAGGACAAGAGATCCTCAAGGTTGATCCGCAGGCGCTGACGCTGCTGGCGCAGCACGCTTTCCACGACGCCTCGTTTATGCTCCGCCCAGCGCACCAGCAGCAGGTTGCCGATATCCTGAGCGACCCGCAGGCCAGCGAAAACGATAAATACGTTGCCCTGCAGTTCCTGCGTAACTCAGACATCGCCGCGAAAGGTGTTCTGCCTACCTGTCAGGACACCGGTACGGCGATCATCGTCGGCAAAAAGGGCCAGCGCGTCTGGACCGGTGGCGGTGACGAAGCGGCCCTGGCGCACGGCGTCTACAACACCTACACCGAAGATAACCTGCGCTATTCGCAAAACGCGGCGCTGGATATGTACAAAGAGGTCAACACCGGCACCAACCTGCCTGCCCAGATCGATCTCTACAGCGTCGACGGTGACGAGTACAAATTCCTCTGTATCGCCAAGGGCGGCGGTTCGGCCAACAAAACCTACCTCTACCAGGAAACCAAGGCGCTGCTCACCCCGGGCAAGCTGAAGAACTACCTGGTTGAGAAGATGCGCACCCTCGGCACCGCGGCGTGCCCGCCGTACCATATCGCGTTTGTGATCGGCGGTACGTCGGCGGAGAGTACGCTGAAAACCGTCAAGCTGGCCTCAACCAAATACTACGACGGCCTGCCTACCGAAGGTAACGAGCACGGCCAGGCGTTCCGCGACGTACAGCTTGAGCAGGAACTGCTGGAAGAAGCTCGCAATCTGGGCCTCGGCGCGCAGTTTGGCGGCAAATACTTTGCCCACGACGTGCGCGTGATACGTCTGCCGCGTCACGGTGCCTCCTGTCCGGTCGGGATGGGCGTGTCCTGCTCTGCGGATCGCAACATCAAGGCGAAGATCAACCGTGAAGGCGTGTGGATCGAAAAACTGGAAAACAACCCGGGCAAATACATCCCGGAAGAGCTGCGTAAAGCGGGTGAGGGTGAAGCGGTTCGCGTCGACCTGAACCGTCCGATGAAAGAGATTCTGGCGCAGCTTTCGCAGTATCCGGTCTCGACCCGTCTCTCGCTGAACGGCACGATCATCGTGGGCCGCGACATCGCGCACGCGAAGCTGAAAGAGCGTCTGGACAACGGCGAAGGGCTGCCGCAGTACATTAAAGATCATCCGATCTACTACGCAGGCCCGGCAAAAACGCCTGAAGGCTACGCGTCCGGCTCGTTAGGCCCAACCACCGCAGGGCGTATGGACTCGTACGTTGACCAGCTGCAGGCCAACGGCGGCAGCATGATCATGCTGGCGAAAGGCAACCGCAGCCAGCAGGTGACGGATGCCTGCCACAAGCACGGCGGCTTCTACCTCGGCAGCATCGGCGGCCCGGCAGCGGTTCTGGCGCAGGGCAGCATAAAGAGCCTGGAGTGCGTGGAATACCCGGAACTGGGTATGGAAGCGATCTGGAAAATTGAAGTGGAAGACTTCCCGGCGTTTATCCTGGTGGATGACAAAGGCAACGACTTCTTCAAGCAGATCCAGTCGTCCCAGTGTTCGGCGTGCGTGAAGTAATTCTGTAAATTGTCGGGTGGCGCCAGCGCCACCCGACACCAATAAGAGCGCACAAAGCGCCATATCGTTTCTCAGAAGTCATCAATACTTATCCCTTAAGCATGTGAGCAATCCCTCTTTTGTTATCAAGGAGAAAGTAATGACCACGGTACGCCATGAGAAAGATTCGATGGGCGCCATCGACGTCCCGGCCGACAAGCTATGGGGCGCGCAAACCCAGCGTTCGCTGGAGCACTTCCGTATTTCGACCGAAAAAATGCCCGTCTCGCTGATTCAGGCGCTGGCGCTCACCAAACGCGCCGCCGCGAAAGTGAACCAGGATTTAGGCCTGCTGACGGCAGACAAAGCGACCGCCATCATCAACGCCGCCGACGAAGTGCTGGCGGGTAAGCATCCCGATG encodes the following:
- the manA gene encoding mannose-6-phosphate isomerase; the encoded protein is MQKLINSVQNYAWGSKTALTDLYGIANPNNLPMAELWMGAHPKSSSKIEDASGQVRSLRDVIDADKAALLGDKVAQRFGELPFLFKVLCADQPLSIQVHPNKKASEIGFAKENAAGIPLDAAERNYKDPNHKPELVFALTPFLAMNAFREFSEIVSLLQPVAGAHKAIAHFLENPNADALSQLFASLLNMQGEEKSHALAVLKAALGSQQGEPWETIRLISEFYPDDSGLFSPLLLNVVKLNPGEAMFLFAETPHAYLQGVALEVMANSDNVLRAGLTPKYIDIPELVANVKFVAKPAAELLTQPVKNGAELDFPIPVEDFAFSLHDLSQAETAIAQESAAILFCVEGEATLRKGEQRLVLKPGESAFVAANESPVSVNGTGRLARVFNKL
- the fumA gene encoding class I fumarate hydratase FumA, with protein sequence MSNKPFHYQDPFPLSKDRTEYYLLTRDHVSVSEFEGQEILKVDPQALTLLAQHAFHDASFMLRPAHQQQVADILSDPQASENDKYVALQFLRNSDIAAKGVLPTCQDTGTAIIVGKKGQRVWTGGGDEAALAHGVYNTYTEDNLRYSQNAALDMYKEVNTGTNLPAQIDLYSVDGDEYKFLCIAKGGGSANKTYLYQETKALLTPGKLKNYLVEKMRTLGTAACPPYHIAFVIGGTSAESTLKTVKLASTKYYDGLPTEGNEHGQAFRDVQLEQELLEEARNLGLGAQFGGKYFAHDVRVIRLPRHGASCPVGMGVSCSADRNIKAKINREGVWIEKLENNPGKYIPEELRKAGEGEAVRVDLNRPMKEILAQLSQYPVSTRLSLNGTIIVGRDIAHAKLKERLDNGEGLPQYIKDHPIYYAGPAKTPEGYASGSLGPTTAGRMDSYVDQLQANGGSMIMLAKGNRSQQVTDACHKHGGFYLGSIGGPAAVLAQGSIKSLECVEYPELGMEAIWKIEVEDFPAFILVDDKGNDFFKQIQSSQCSACVK